From a single Nicotiana tomentosiformis chromosome 2, ASM39032v3, whole genome shotgun sequence genomic region:
- the LOC138905984 gene encoding uncharacterized protein produces the protein MPLALDVQDLANQFVRLDVSEPSQVLVCVVSWFSLYDHIRERQYDDPYLLVLKDAVQRGDANELTIGDDGMLRMQGRLCVTNVDGLRELILQEVNSLGYSIHPRAAKMYHDLGQHYW, from the coding sequence atgccattagcattggatgttcaggacttggccaaccagtttgttagattggatgtttcggagccgagtcAAGTTTTGGTTTGTGTGGTTTCAtggttttctctttatgatcatattagagagcgtcagtatgacgacccctatttgcttgtcctcaaggacgcGGTTCAGCGCGGCGATGCCAATGAgcttactattggagatgacggtatgttacggatgcagggccgGCTATGTGTgaccaatgtagatgggttgcgtgagttgattcttcaggaggtcAACAGTTTggggtactccattcatccgagagccgctaagatgtatcatgacttagggcagcactattggtag